The genomic stretch AGAGCTTTGCATGGTCATGCAAAATGGCATGAGTGCTTTCAATCCTTCTAATCCTGTTGGAATGCATTTGATGGCTACCCTCAAGCAGCATACGGATTGGAGCTACCAGCACCTGGAGAGTAAGCTTATCGATGGAATGAAGCGTGTGCGTCTACAAAGTCCAATGGATGTCATGAACAAATATCCACATGAACTTTCAGGAGGAATGCTTCAGCGATTGATGATTGTCCTAGCGTTACTGCTAGAACCAGATGTCTTAATTGCTGACGAGCCAACGACTGCATTAGATACTATTTCTCAGTTTGATGTAATCGAGCAGTTAATCAATTTACGAGAAAATATTGGGTCAGCCATGATTTTTATTTCACATGATCTAGGAATTGTAAAGAAATTGGCAGATCAGGTACTTGTAATGAAGGATGGGGAAATCGTAGAAAGAGGGGCAACACAAAATGTTTTTTTACAGCCTCAACATCCATATACGGAATATCTTATCTCAACAAAGCGTACGCTTAGTGAACATTTTCAGAAAATGGTAGGGGGGGCTGTCGATGCTTAACGTATGCGAAGTTGAAAAATCATATACATCTGGAGGGCTCTTGTCCAAAGAGAAAAAGCAAATCATTAAAAAAGTTAGTTTTAAATGCGTGGCAGGAGAGTGCCTAGGTATTATTGGTGAGAGCGGTAGCGGTAAGTCAACGCTAGGACGTTTAATTCTTGGCATTGAACGCCCGGATAAAGGAGAGGTTTTACTCGATGGTATAAGTACCAGGAACGTACAAGCACGCGTGGGGAAAATGAGCGCTGTGTTTCAAAATTATACGTCTTCCTTGAATCCTTTTTTTACGGTTAAAAAAGCCATTCAGGAGGCTCTTCAAATCGTAAAAGTACCCAAAAAAAATCAAGAAAAAGAAATAGAAAAATTACTACATCAAGTAGGGCTTCCTGCGTTTTATAAACATAAGTATCCACACGAATTGTCAGGTGGAGAAGCACAAAGAGTTTGTATTGCAAGAGCCATTGCAACAAAACCCAAATACCTCTTACTCGATGAAGCCGTCAGCTCATTAGACATATCTGTTCAGCTTCAAATTTTAATCTTATTAAGGGAATTAAGAAGCGCTTATGACATGAGCTATATCTTTATTACGCATGATTTGCAGGCTGCAACGTACCTTTGCGACCGGATTATGATTTTTAAAGAAGGACAAGTCGAAGAGGTAGTGTCAGTGAGCAATTTAAAAAACGTGAAGTCATCATATGCTAAGGCGTTGTTGAACAAAACCATTAGCTTATAGGAGGGGAAAACAGTGAAAGGAGCACTATCTTGGCCCTTTTTACGTTTATACGCATTAGTGCTTCTCTATTTTAATGCTAATGCCATACTAAACGTGGTTATTCCGTTAAAAGGAGACAGCTTAGGAGCAACAAATACAACAATTGGTATCATCATGGGTGCTTACTTGTTTACGACAATGTTTTTTAGACCATGGGCAGGCTATATTATTCACAAATTTGGTCCTGTTAAAGTGCTACGCGTTATTTTGCTGATTAATGCCGCAGCGCTAATTTTATATACCTTTACAGGTTTAGGCGGTTATTTTACCGCTCGTATCCTTCAAGGCGTTTGTACGGCTTTCTTCTCCATGTCACTGCAAATCGCCATTATCGATGCACTTCCTGAAGAAAATCGTTCACAAGGGATTTCTCTTTACTCTTTATGCTCGTATATTCCCGGGATTATTGGGCCTCTGTTAGCTATTGGTATTTGGCAGGCAGATAATGCGAGCTATTTTACGATTTTGATGGTTGCTCTTGCGATTTTGACAGGAATAGTAGGGTATGGTTCCACAATGAATACGCATAACGAAGTGAAAAAATCACCTCCTCCTCTTGGAATGAAAGAGTCGTTCAGTCAGCTTTTTAAAAATCCTTACTTATTTAAATGTAGCGTAATCATGCTCGTATCCTCTATGGTGTTTGGAGCAGTTACAACCTTCATTCCTCTTTATGCAGAGCAGTTGGAAAATAGTCACGCCGGCATGTATTTAATGATTCAAGCAGCTACTGTTGTTGCAGCGCGCTTCACGCTAATGAAAAAAATCCCTTCAGACGGCAAGTGGCACTCTCTCTATATGGCAGGTACACTATTAATGCTGGCACTAGCAGCTCAGTCAATTAGCTTTGCTGTTGTTGGAGGAGCTTTTTTCTTTTATGCTGCAGCCATTTTAATGGGAATAGCTCAAGCAATTATTTATCCTACATTAACGACATATTTAAGTTTTGTATTGCCAGCTACTAATCGTAACGTTCTTCTTGGATTATTCATCGCTACAGCAGATTTAGGCGTTTCATTGGGCAGTGTAGTTATGGGACCGGTTGCAGATGCTTTATCCTATTCGGTCATGTACGCGGTTTGTGCAGGTTTAGGTGCTTTGATGATTCTCTTTTCTTATGACAAGCGTAAACAATTTGTTAATTGAATATGCTTATTCCGTAGAGTGTGATATGTTATACATACTGATTTGGTAGGTTTTTACCATCTTTCTCAGCAAAGGTGTATAAAATGACGAATCTTTTCAATACTGTTACAGATATGTAAAATTGATCGAATTACTTTCTTTTTAGAAGTAGTTTCGATACAATGCCCTCAAGATGTTTTCTAAACGAAAGCAATTTTTTGAAAAGACGAAAGGAGCTCTATTAACCATGAAGAAATTGAAATACCCTTTCATCGTTGGACTACTTTCCGTAGCGCTTGCAGCATGTGGATCAAATGATGCTAGCGACAGTGCGGATAAAAAAGAAGATTCGAAAACAGCTCAAACGGAAGAACAGCAGCAACAAACAAAAGAACAAGAAAAGCAAATGAAAGAAATGCAGGAGAAATTAGAAAAGCAGCAGGTAGATGAAAAGAAAACTGTAGCGCTTGTAAATGACGAAAAGATTTTAGGGTCTGAATACAATCAAGTGCTTCAAACATCTCAAATGCAAATGCAGCAAATGGGACAAGACCCAACAACAAAAGATGCTGCTAAGCAGGTTAAAGATCAAACAATCGATAGCTTAGTGGGACAAACGCTGCTCATTCAAGATGCAACGGAAAAAGGTTATAAAGCATCAGAAGAAGAAATTAATAAGCAAATTGAAGATGCTAAAAAGCAGTATGATTCAGAAAAAGAATTTAACAATGTATTAAAACAAGCAGGTCTCAATATGGATCAATTAAAAGAGCAGCTCGGTGAAAGTATTCAGTATAATAAGTATGTAGAAAAAGAAATTAAAGCTGATGAAGTAACGGATGAAGAAGTGAAAGAGTACTACGACCAATATGCGAAGCAAGCAGAAAGTGCAGGATCAGATCAACAGCAGCAGCTGCCAAAATATGAAGAAGTAAAAGATCAAATTAAAGGTCAACTTGAACAACAGAAGAAACAAGAAAAAGTAGGCGAGCAAGTTGAAAAGCTGAAAAAAGAAGCGAAAGTTGATGTGAAAATCTAACTTTTACTTAATCAAAAACGACCCGTATACATACGGGTCGTTTTTGATTAATTGGAAAAAGAGGTAAAAAACACGTTATAATAAAAAGAACCTTAAAATAGGAGTAGATAAAAGCGATGAGAAAACAGGTTCTTGCATTCATAGGATTAATAAGCTTTATTATGGTTTTAATAGGATGCTCAAGTCAACAAAGCGAAGATAACAAAGGGTACGTAATCCAAGGTCGCATCATGGAAGTGAAAGAGAATGAAATTTTAGTTGCGAACGTCATTCCTAGGGACGTAGCGCTTAATTATACGACAAGCGAAGTATTAGGTGATGATACCATTCAACCGATTTACTTAAAGGTACCGGATTCATCCGTTACCTACAAAAAAGGTCAACTGGTCAAAGCGTGGTTAAAGAAAGGTGAAAGTGTCAAGTACACAGTTCCAGCAAAAGGGAATGCCGAAGAAATCCAAGTGATTAAAGAAGGTAATTAACAACCAGGCAAAGTGGAAAGTATGTAATCCACTTTGCCTGGTTGTTTTCTGAGAGCAGAAAACGGGAGTGAAGGTGCCAAAAAGTGGATTGACATGAAAAGAAATCATCACTATAATAGTTTTAGTTCATATAATTTGTATACAAATTATTTTTGTGGAAAACAATATGATATTTGTTTAAAGGAAAGGAAGGAATGAAATGAGTAAGTCAAAGCTATGGACGAAGGATTTTGTAGCCGTCTCGATGACGAGCTTTTTTATTTTTGTTGTTTTTTATATGATGACGGTTACGCTTCCTTTATATGCTACAGACATTTTACAAGCAGATAAAGGAAGTTTAGGACTTATTGTTACAGTGTTTTTAATTTCAGCCATTATTTTTCGCCCGCTCTCCGGTAAATGGATGATTACCTTTGGTCAGAAAAGAATTTTAGTCATTGGAGCGGTGCTTTTTTTAATTGGTTCAGTTTTATATAGTCAAGTCAATTCACTTTCAAGTTTGCTGCTGCTTCGCGTACTGCACGGAGTTGGATTTGGAATGGCAACAACAGCTACTGGGGGGATTGTAGCAAACGTTATTCCTGATGATCGTCGTGGAGAAGGAATGGGGTACTTTGCTACATTTATGAACCTCGCGATGGTAATCGGACCGTTTATGGGATTAACACTAGTCGAAACAGCTGGACATTCAGCTGTTTTTACAGTAGCAATTGTAGCCTCAGTGTTGGGGTTACTGTGTAGCTTGGTGCTAAAAGTTCCAACGCTAAAAGTGGTGAAAAGCTCTACAGAGGTGAAGGTTTCTCTCCTAGCAAGCCTATTTGAATTCAAAGCACTTCCCATTGCATTAGCTGGATTTGTACTTTCATTTGCGTACGCAAGCATTATTTCGTTTGTGTCTGTCTTTGCTAAAGAGATGAACTTTACAAGCGTAGCAAGCTATTTCTTTGTGGTGTACGCAGTTTGTTTATTATTATCTCGTCCTTTTACAGGAAAATGGTTTGACCGCTACGGTGAGAACTTCGTTGTGTACCCAGCAATTCTACTGTTTACAATCGGCGTGTTCCTTATCAGCCAAGCGTCTTCAGGAACGACTTTCTTACTTGCTGGTGGTTTAATTGGAATTGGATTTGGAACGTTAACATCAAGCTTACAGTCTATTGCCATAAAGGTATCTCCACCGCATCGTCGTGGAGTTGCCACAGCGACGTTCTTTGTTTTGTTTGATTCAGGACTGGGAGTTGGCTCCTCTGTCTTAGCAATTGTCTCTGGTTCAATTGGTTATCAAGGAATGTATATTGTATGTGCTGTGATTGGTATAGTGGCACTTGTAGCTTATTACGCACTACATGGCCGTTATTCAAAAGTTGCCTCTAGGGTAGCGTTGGAAAAACAAGTAGTAAATAAATAAAAAATAGTGAAAAAGCTTAGAAAAGCACGGTGAAGAAATTGTTCGCTGTGCTTTTCTTTCGTTTCTTTACCTTTATAAAATTATATATAGCACATCGACGCGTAATAAATAGTGTTCAAACTATTTACTTTGAGATAAAATGATTTACAAATATAAAGATAACTTTTATAATGAAATTAACTTACAAAAAGTAACTAAATGAAATGTAAAGCATCCAAATTGGAAGGATGACATTAATTAGTTTAAAATAAGAATGTAATGTGATTGTCAGGAGGAACGAATATGTTAAATGAAAAAGTGATAGATGCACTAAAAGATAAAGTAAACGTGATTAATAATCAAGATCATTATATATACGTTGTAGGTCCAATTCGTTTACCAGTTAATTTAGAAGGAGAAACAAAAATCTTTCAATGGTATTCTTGGTTACGTTCCGACGATGTGGAACAAGGAGAACTTAGCTTAGAAGAGCTGGTTGAACAGATGAATTCTGCTAACTTGGCCGATTTACAGCAGTCTAGCGTACTTGTATACGGAGATTTTAAAGAAGCGGACCAGGCATTAATTCGCATGCACAGTATTTGTCATACAGGTGATATTTTCGGCAGCAAGCGCTGTGACTGTGGATTCCAGCTGAAACAATCCATGAAGATGATTACGGAAAACGGAGCTGGTGCCTTATTTTATTTAGCAAATCATGAAGGAAGAGGGATCGGCTTATTTAGTAAAGCAATGGCTTACGTGCTTCAAGAAAACGGATTTGATACGGTTGAAGCGAACGAAGAGTTAGGTTTTGCTGATGATACTCGTCAGTATAAAGAAGCAATCAGCGTGCTAAAGCAGATTCGTAGAAAGCCGGTTATTTTAATTACAAATAACCCGAAAAAGCTTATAGCATTAGAAGAAAACGGTGCTTCGTTATCAGGACGCATTCCACTTTGGGGAGACGTATCAGAGTTTAATGAAAAATACCTTCAAACAAAAGTGCAGCGCTCGGGTCATTTAGGTGAGGAGGTACTGGTTTGAGTAGTCATGAATTTTACATGAACATTGCAATACAAAATGCAAAAGCTACAAAAGGGCAAACGGACCCAAATCCACTTGTTGGATGTGTGATTGTAAACGATAATCGTATTGTGGGAATTGGTACGCATTTAAAAGCAGGGGGTCCTCACGCTGAAATTCATGCGCTAAATATGGCTGGTGAGTTAGCCAAGGGAAGCACGGCATACGTTACGTTAGAACCGTGTTCGCATCATGGTCGCACCGGTCCTTGTGCAGAAGCGCTTGTTCGAGCAGAAGTTTCAAAAGTCGTCATTGCTACGCTTGACCCAAATCCACTTGTGGCAGGACGAGGAGTAAGTATCTTAAAGAATGCAGGCATTGAAGTTGAAGTAGGAATATGTGAAGAAGCATCCCGTCAAATGAACGAGGTGTTTAATCACTTCATTACGATAAAAAAACCATTTGTTATTTTAAAATCTGCCATTACCCTAGATGGAAAGATCGCAACGGCGTCTTCTCACAGTAAATGGATTACGTCAGAAGACGCTAGAAGAGATGTTCATCAGCTTCGTCACGAAACAGGTTCAATTCTTGTGGGTGTTCAAACAGTGATTGAAGATAACCCTTCCCTCACAACACGCCTTGAAGGCGGCCGCAATCCAGTTCGTATTGTGTTGGATTCAAAACTAAGAACACCAATCGAAGCAAAAGTCGTAACGGATAAAGAAGCACCAACTTGGATTTTTACAACGAGTAACCATGATGGTGAAAAAAGAAAACAGCTTGAAGAACAAGGAGTAAAAGTTTTTGTTACAAGCGGTGAAAAACATGTGAACTTATCTGAAATGCTTGAAATAGTGGGTGAACATTCGGTTTCTTCCCTTTTAATCGAAGGAGGAGGACAGGTGAATGCATCGTTTATTGAACAAAAGCTAATCAATAAACTTGAACTTTACATTGCGCCTAAAATTGTAGGTGGTAAAGAAGCCCCAACTTTTGTAGAAGGCAAAGGCATTGAGAAAATGTCAGATGCATTAGAGTTTACAAACGTTACGGTAATCCAATTAGGGAAAGATTATAAATTTAGTGCGTATCCAATTTATGAATAAAAAGTAACTTCTAAAAAACTGCATTCGATCTGTTAGGTGTATTCTAACAGATCGAGATGCAGTTTTTTTCTATACTCTATTTAATAAAAATTAGGATTAAATTTTTCGGAATTTTAGAAACTAATTTTGTTTTTTACCGTTTTTTTAACATAAGGACCTAGAACCGGTTTAAAAAGCGGATTTTGAGTCTTTACATAAAGGAATTTGTTTAAGGGAAAGAGAAACAAATACTATTGGTTGAAAATCTATATAAGGGTGAGGAATGAGATGAGAGAGTATAGAATTGGGCGTGTCATGAGAGAGCTTCGAAAAATGGCGGAGCTAACGCAACAAGAGTTAGCAAGAGATATTTGTACCCAAGCACAGATTAGCAAAATTGAAAATGGTGAAGAATATCCTTCTAGCATTACGCTGTATAAGCTATCAAAGCGACTAGGCGTAGATGTAAACTATTTTTTTGATACAGTTGAGTCTCCCCGACTAGACTATGTGGATGCAGTTAAATCACTTATTCGTCAATATATTCGTCAAAGGGACTATGAGGCGATTGATCATATTATAAAGAAGGAAAAAGAAAGTCCACTGTTTCAAACAACGCTAAATAAGCAGTTTTTAACATGGCATGAAGGGATTTGTACGTATTACTTGCATAAGCAAAAAGAGAAAGCATTTAGCCTTTTATATGAAGCAATTGACTATACCAAGCAGTCGAAGACGTTTTACAAAGAAAAAGAAATAGAGATCTTAAACAGCGTAGCTATCATTTATCATGAAGAAAAAGAATATGAAAATGCAGAAGAATTATATAGACAAGCGTTAAAACATATAACGGCACTACCACAAATTCGTCAAGAAATGCTAAAGGTTCGTATTTTATACGGATTATCAAAAACATTAGCTGATATGAAACAATACGAAGAGTCGATTACCTACAGCAGTAGAGGGATTGACCTTTGTATAAGCAATGAGTCTATGTATTTGTTTGGTGAACTTCACTACCAAACTGGTGAAAACTTAATTAAGCTTGGGAGAGTTAAGCAGGGAAAAGAATACTTAGAGAAATCCGTTCATATCTTCCAGTTACAAAGGAATGAAAAGTTCACAGAGTTAGTGAAAAGTGAAATCAATGAACTTTTTGTATAAAAATAAAAATATTCCTATTATTATAATTATCGAGAAAATAAAGCGAATTAGAAGAATAAGGCCGCTTAAACAGGTATATTCGCCCATATCAGCGAATTCACGAAAAAAAATCTTATGCTACACTAACATTAATCACAATAAGGGGAGGAAATATCTATGAAAAAATTATTAGTAGGATTAACATTAGCACTTACACTGGTGGCAGGCGTAGCATCAGTTGGTGCAGTCACTCAAGAAAACCAAGTAGCAACTTTAGGTTTACCGAACCAACATTGATCATAGCGATTTTCTTAATATCACAATAATAAGTCCGCTGTAGAGCTTTTTTCAGTAGACCCCCTCTATGAAATAAAAATATAAGTTAAGCCCAACCTATTCTTGGTTGGGCTTTTTTTGTAATTAAGGAGAGGTTTATCACAAGTTAAATAGCTAAAAATAGCCAAAAAGCCATGACAATAATCATGGCTAGTTTGGTTATTTCATTTTACGCACAATCACAAATTCACTCTCGTTTAACATCAAATCATTTGATACGTGCTCATTTGTCCATAAATCAAGGCCGTCAGCAAATGAAGTTGGAAGACTAACATTTAATGAACGATTTGTTGGATTAATAATAATGAGTAACTCTTCATCATCAAGCGTTTTGCGATAGCTTACAAGAGATTCATTCATAGCTTGGAACGCGAACTCTCCCTTGGAGAAAGCTGGGCTTTGTTTACGAAGCGAAATAAGTTTTTGAACAAAATGAAATACATCAAGATCCTGTTTATTTGTATCCCATTCCATACACTTACGACATAAAGGATCATCTCCACCTGTCATGCCAATTTCGTCACCGTAATAAATACAAGGTGTTCCGATAAAGGAAAGTTGGAACAAATAAAGCAACTTTAAGCGATTTGTATCCTCTTCACATATAGTTAAAATTCGTGCTGTGTCATGGCTACCTAACAGGTTAAAAGCAACCTCGTTTACGTGCTGGGGATAAGATTGCAACACGTGAACGAGCTCGTTTTGGAACTGCTCTACGGTAGTTTCTTTTTTTGCGAAAAAATCAATTGCTGCGTTTGTAAAGCGGTAGTTCATTACAGCATCAAATTGATCTCCCTGCAGCCAAGGCATTGCATCATGCCAAATTTCACCTAGGATATATGCGTCCGGTTTAATTGCTTTTACTCGGTTGCGGAACAATCGCCAAAAATGATGATCTACTTCATTCGCTACATCTAATCTCCATCCGTCAATATCAAATTCTCGGATCCAATATTCCGCTACTTCTAGTAAATAATTTTGCACATCTTTATTTTCTGTATTTAACTTTGGCATGGCAGGCTCAAAGGCAAACGTACGATAAGATAGCTGGTTTCCTGGATTAAGGGGGAATTCGGCAATATGAAACCAATCCTTGTATTTCGAG from Bacillus sp. 1780r2a1 encodes the following:
- a CDS encoding ABC transporter ATP-binding protein; the encoded protein is MSLLIVETLQVIDNQTNTSIIHNSSFQVDKGECLALVGESGSGKSMTCKSIMRLHKKGISQSGRVLLKGEDLFQLSEKQMRSKRGKELCMVMQNGMSAFNPSNPVGMHLMATLKQHTDWSYQHLESKLIDGMKRVRLQSPMDVMNKYPHELSGGMLQRLMIVLALLLEPDVLIADEPTTALDTISQFDVIEQLINLRENIGSAMIFISHDLGIVKKLADQVLVMKDGEIVERGATQNVFLQPQHPYTEYLISTKRTLSEHFQKMVGGAVDA
- a CDS encoding ABC transporter ATP-binding protein, whose product is MLNVCEVEKSYTSGGLLSKEKKQIIKKVSFKCVAGECLGIIGESGSGKSTLGRLILGIERPDKGEVLLDGISTRNVQARVGKMSAVFQNYTSSLNPFFTVKKAIQEALQIVKVPKKNQEKEIEKLLHQVGLPAFYKHKYPHELSGGEAQRVCIARAIATKPKYLLLDEAVSSLDISVQLQILILLRELRSAYDMSYIFITHDLQAATYLCDRIMIFKEGQVEEVVSVSNLKNVKSSYAKALLNKTISL
- a CDS encoding MFS transporter; the encoded protein is MKGALSWPFLRLYALVLLYFNANAILNVVIPLKGDSLGATNTTIGIIMGAYLFTTMFFRPWAGYIIHKFGPVKVLRVILLINAAALILYTFTGLGGYFTARILQGVCTAFFSMSLQIAIIDALPEENRSQGISLYSLCSYIPGIIGPLLAIGIWQADNASYFTILMVALAILTGIVGYGSTMNTHNEVKKSPPPLGMKESFSQLFKNPYLFKCSVIMLVSSMVFGAVTTFIPLYAEQLENSHAGMYLMIQAATVVAARFTLMKKIPSDGKWHSLYMAGTLLMLALAAQSISFAVVGGAFFFYAAAILMGIAQAIIYPTLTTYLSFVLPATNRNVLLGLFIATADLGVSLGSVVMGPVADALSYSVMYAVCAGLGALMILFSYDKRKQFVN
- a CDS encoding SurA N-terminal domain-containing protein translates to MKKLKYPFIVGLLSVALAACGSNDASDSADKKEDSKTAQTEEQQQQTKEQEKQMKEMQEKLEKQQVDEKKTVALVNDEKILGSEYNQVLQTSQMQMQQMGQDPTTKDAAKQVKDQTIDSLVGQTLLIQDATEKGYKASEEEINKQIEDAKKQYDSEKEFNNVLKQAGLNMDQLKEQLGESIQYNKYVEKEIKADEVTDEEVKEYYDQYAKQAESAGSDQQQQLPKYEEVKDQIKGQLEQQKKQEKVGEQVEKLKKEAKVDVKI
- a CDS encoding YobA family protein: MRKQVLAFIGLISFIMVLIGCSSQQSEDNKGYVIQGRIMEVKENEILVANVIPRDVALNYTTSEVLGDDTIQPIYLKVPDSSVTYKKGQLVKAWLKKGESVKYTVPAKGNAEEIQVIKEGN
- a CDS encoding MFS transporter — translated: MSKSKLWTKDFVAVSMTSFFIFVVFYMMTVTLPLYATDILQADKGSLGLIVTVFLISAIIFRPLSGKWMITFGQKRILVIGAVLFLIGSVLYSQVNSLSSLLLLRVLHGVGFGMATTATGGIVANVIPDDRRGEGMGYFATFMNLAMVIGPFMGLTLVETAGHSAVFTVAIVASVLGLLCSLVLKVPTLKVVKSSTEVKVSLLASLFEFKALPIALAGFVLSFAYASIISFVSVFAKEMNFTSVASYFFVVYAVCLLLSRPFTGKWFDRYGENFVVYPAILLFTIGVFLISQASSGTTFLLAGGLIGIGFGTLTSSLQSIAIKVSPPHRRGVATATFFVLFDSGLGVGSSVLAIVSGSIGYQGMYIVCAVIGIVALVAYYALHGRYSKVASRVALEKQVVNK
- a CDS encoding GTP cyclohydrolase II, with amino-acid sequence MLNEKVIDALKDKVNVINNQDHYIYVVGPIRLPVNLEGETKIFQWYSWLRSDDVEQGELSLEELVEQMNSANLADLQQSSVLVYGDFKEADQALIRMHSICHTGDIFGSKRCDCGFQLKQSMKMITENGAGALFYLANHEGRGIGLFSKAMAYVLQENGFDTVEANEELGFADDTRQYKEAISVLKQIRRKPVILITNNPKKLIALEENGASLSGRIPLWGDVSEFNEKYLQTKVQRSGHLGEEVLV
- the ribD gene encoding bifunctional diaminohydroxyphosphoribosylaminopyrimidine deaminase/5-amino-6-(5-phosphoribosylamino)uracil reductase RibD, translating into MSSHEFYMNIAIQNAKATKGQTDPNPLVGCVIVNDNRIVGIGTHLKAGGPHAEIHALNMAGELAKGSTAYVTLEPCSHHGRTGPCAEALVRAEVSKVVIATLDPNPLVAGRGVSILKNAGIEVEVGICEEASRQMNEVFNHFITIKKPFVILKSAITLDGKIATASSHSKWITSEDARRDVHQLRHETGSILVGVQTVIEDNPSLTTRLEGGRNPVRIVLDSKLRTPIEAKVVTDKEAPTWIFTTSNHDGEKRKQLEEQGVKVFVTSGEKHVNLSEMLEIVGEHSVSSLLIEGGGQVNASFIEQKLINKLELYIAPKIVGGKEAPTFVEGKGIEKMSDALEFTNVTVIQLGKDYKFSAYPIYE
- a CDS encoding helix-turn-helix transcriptional regulator, producing the protein MREYRIGRVMRELRKMAELTQQELARDICTQAQISKIENGEEYPSSITLYKLSKRLGVDVNYFFDTVESPRLDYVDAVKSLIRQYIRQRDYEAIDHIIKKEKESPLFQTTLNKQFLTWHEGICTYYLHKQKEKAFSLLYEAIDYTKQSKTFYKEKEIEILNSVAIIYHEEKEYENAEELYRQALKHITALPQIRQEMLKVRILYGLSKTLADMKQYEESITYSSRGIDLCISNESMYLFGELHYQTGENLIKLGRVKQGKEYLEKSVHIFQLQRNEKFTELVKSEINELFV
- a CDS encoding glycoside hydrolase family 13 protein, which codes for MLRSSIYHRPKNNFAYAYDEETLHIRLQAQKGDLQDVTLIHGDPYIWENGQWIYSTSSMKLVGSDDLFDYWQATIRPPHARLRYGFICNDGKEALTYTERGFFEDVPTHCHYYFAFPFLNQIDVFSSPSWVKDTVWYQIFPERFGNGNPELNPKNVLSWGEAPTQSSFFGGDFEGVINHLDHLTELGINGIYFTPIFKAMTNHKYDTIDYFEIDPQFGDKETFKRLVDECHKRGIKIMLDAVFNHSGYYFEPFQDVIKYGESSKYKDWFHIAEFPLNPGNQLSYRTFAFEPAMPKLNTENKDVQNYLLEVAEYWIREFDIDGWRLDVANEVDHHFWRLFRNRVKAIKPDAYILGEIWHDAMPWLQGDQFDAVMNYRFTNAAIDFFAKKETTVEQFQNELVHVLQSYPQHVNEVAFNLLGSHDTARILTICEEDTNRLKLLYLFQLSFIGTPCIYYGDEIGMTGGDDPLCRKCMEWDTNKQDLDVFHFVQKLISLRKQSPAFSKGEFAFQAMNESLVSYRKTLDDEELLIIINPTNRSLNVSLPTSFADGLDLWTNEHVSNDLMLNESEFVIVRKMK